One Pseudoliparis swirei isolate HS2019 ecotype Mariana Trench unplaced genomic scaffold, NWPU_hadal_v1 hadal_25, whole genome shotgun sequence genomic region harbors:
- the LOC130190916 gene encoding tripartite motif-containing protein 16-like — protein MEQNGVQLDRETFSCSICLELLRDPVTTSCGHSYCMNCITAHWEEEEGKKLLSCPQCRQTFALRPVLLKSTMLAALVEQLKKTGLQAAPADHCYAGAGDVACDVCTGRRLKAFKSCLQCVVSLCEKHLQPHYDAPAYEKHKLVEPSNRLQENICSRHDEVMKMFCRTDQQCICYLCLMDEHKGHDTVSAAAERTERQRELEGSRLNIQQRIQNREKDLKLLHQEVEALNLSADKTVEDSEKIFTELIRLMENRSSDVKQQVRSRQRTEVSRVQELQEKLEQEITELKRNEAELKLLSHTEDLKQFLLHYPSLSPRAESTHSSGIDIRPLRHFEDVTAVSEVRDKLQDVLGDKWTNVSLAVTEVDVLLSPSQAEPETRAGFLRYSCDITLDPNTVNTKLLLSDGNRKTTLMREVQSYSSHSDRFTTRCQVLSRESLTGRCYWEVEWRARGVYVVVSYKNIIRTGNRDECTFGYNNNSWALHGHNNIYTFWYNKVQTPVSGPQASRFGVYLDHRAGVLSFYSVSDTMTLLHRVQTTFTQPLYAGLGFDYYGVTAEFSKLN, from the coding sequence aTGGAGCAGAACGGAGTTCAGCTGGATCGGGAAACCTTCTCTTGTTCCATCTGTCTGGAGCTCCTGAGGGATCCGGTGACTACTTCCTGTGGACACAGCTACTGCATGAACTGTATTACAGCccactgggaggaagaggaggggaagaaactcCTCAGCTGCCCTCAGTGTAGGCAGACCTTCGCACTGAGGCCTGTCCTGCTGAAGAGCACCATGTTGGCAGCTctagtggagcagctgaagaagactggactccaagctgctcctgctgaccactgctatgctggagctggagatgtggcctgtgatgtctgcactgggaggagactgaaggcctTCAAGTCCTGTCTGCAATGTGTGGTCTCCTTATGTGAGAAACACCTCCAGCCTCATTATGATGCACCTGCATATGagaaacacaagctggtggagccctccaaccggctccaggagaacatctgctctCGTCACGACGAGGTGATGAAGATGTTCTGCCGTACTGATCAGCAGTGTATCTGTTACCTCTGCTTAATGGATGAACATAAAGGCCACGACAcagtctcagctgcagcagaaaggaccgagaggcagagagagctggaggggagtcgactcaacatccagcagagaatccagaaccgagagaaagacctgaagctgctccatcaggaggtggaggccctcaacctctctgctgataaaacagtggaggacagtgagaagatcttcactgagctgatccggctcatggagaacagaagctctgacgtgaagcagcaggtcagatcccggcagagaactgaagtgagtcgagtccaagagcttcaggagaagctggagcaggagatcactgagctgaagaggaacgaggctgagctgaagctgctgtcacacacagaggatctcAAGCAGTTTCTCCTCCACtacccctcactgtcaccacgcgctgagtctacacactcgtccggcatcgatatccgtcctctgagacactttgaggacgtgacggctgtgtcagaagtcagagataaactacaggacgttctgggggacaagtggacaaacgtctcactggcagtgactgaagtggacgttttactgtctccttcacaagcagagcccgagaccagagctggattcttaaggtattcatgtgacatcactctggatccaaacacagtaaacacaaagctgttattatctgatgggaacagaaaaacaacattaatgaGAGAAGTTCAGTCTTATTctagtcactcagacaggttcaCTACAAGGTGTCAGGTCCTgagtagagagagtctgactggacgttgttactgggaggtggagtggagagcaagaggagtTTATGTAGTCGTCTCATACAAGAACATCATCAGAACAGGGAACAGGGATGAATGTACGTTTGGATACAATAACAACTCTTGGGCGTTACATGGTCACAATAACATTTATACCTTTTGGTACAACAAAGTCCAAACCCCCGTCTCTGGTCCTCAGGCCTCCAGATTCGGAgtgtacctggatcacagagcaggtgttctgtccttctacagcgtctctgacaccatgactctcctccacagagtccagaccacattcactcagcctctctatgcTGGACTTGGGTTTGATTATTATGGAGTCACTGCTGAGTTCAGTAAACTCAACTAG